The following are from one region of the Methylophilus sp. DW102 genome:
- the ampD gene encoding 1,6-anhydro-N-acetylmuramyl-L-alanine amidase AmpD, with translation MSRYLSPMIEIDHAGFASHARIITSPNQDDRPEHAAIDMIVIHNISLPPQQYGGEGITQLFTNRLNADEHPYYAEIAQLKVSSHFLIRRTGELLQYVSCAQRAWHAGASQWQGRERCNDFSVGIELEGCDIEAFEDAQYVTLQALVTALQQRYPIQHIVGHADIAPGRKTDPGPFFDWQRLSTNA, from the coding sequence ATGTCGCGCTACTTGTCACCCATGATAGAAATTGATCATGCTGGCTTTGCCAGTCATGCGCGCATCATCACCTCGCCCAATCAGGACGACAGGCCGGAGCATGCGGCCATCGACATGATCGTGATCCACAATATCAGCTTGCCACCGCAACAATATGGCGGCGAGGGCATTACACAGTTATTCACCAACCGGCTGAATGCGGATGAACACCCTTACTACGCAGAAATTGCGCAGCTCAAAGTGTCTTCACATTTTCTGATCCGCCGAACCGGTGAGCTATTGCAGTATGTGAGTTGCGCGCAGCGGGCCTGGCATGCCGGCGCTTCACAATGGCAAGGCCGCGAACGATGCAACGACTTTTCAGTTGGCATTGAACTGGAAGGCTGTGATATTGAGGCGTTTGAAGATGCGCAATATGTCACCTTGCAAGCCTTGGTAACGGCGCTACAGCAACGCTATCCCATCCAGCATATTGTCGGCCACGCAGACATTGCACCGGGGCGAAAAACCGACCCCGGCCCGTTTTTTGACTGGCAGCGCCTCTCTACGAATGCTTAA
- a CDS encoding sodium:calcium antiporter, with protein MVFLQLLLMLVLILVAAEVFTNALEHLGERLGISEGVTGSIFAAVGTALPETLVPLLAIFSYTSSTGDSHAGNDIGVGAILGAPLMLATLSISLMAFSVLKRRGAHGHIRPERTGLIRDLNFFILAFIFATVAMFIPHTVPMVRYGISILMILIYFVYVLMTIKASKGLVEEGHATEAEDVMMLSRLGLPTNMVTILLQLLLGLGLLIVGAKGFINEVETAAAILGVSALLLSLLIIPIATELPEKVNSILWIRKGKDTLAFGNITGAMVFQGTLLPAIGIMLTDWSPRQEVALGILITLLAAIWVRYRIAKGGLLVWHLLVNGLFYLAYLAIVLS; from the coding sequence ATGGTTTTTTTACAATTATTGCTGATGCTGGTGTTGATTTTAGTGGCAGCAGAGGTGTTTACCAACGCGCTGGAACATTTGGGGGAGCGCCTGGGGATTTCTGAAGGCGTGACAGGCTCAATTTTTGCGGCGGTGGGGACTGCGTTGCCAGAGACGCTGGTGCCATTGCTGGCGATTTTTTCGTATACGTCCTCCACGGGCGATAGCCATGCCGGCAATGACATCGGGGTGGGTGCCATTTTGGGCGCGCCCTTGATGCTGGCAACCTTATCTATCAGTTTGATGGCTTTTTCAGTCTTAAAGCGTCGTGGCGCACACGGTCATATCCGTCCCGAGCGTACCGGCCTGATCCGTGATCTGAATTTCTTTATTCTGGCGTTTATCTTTGCCACGGTGGCCATGTTTATTCCGCACACCGTCCCCATGGTGCGCTACGGTATCAGTATCCTCATGATTCTGATCTACTTTGTGTATGTGTTGATGACCATCAAGGCGTCTAAAGGCCTGGTGGAGGAGGGGCACGCGACCGAGGCCGAGGATGTCATGATGTTATCCCGGCTGGGCTTGCCCACCAACATGGTCACCATTCTGCTGCAATTGTTGCTTGGCTTGGGCTTGCTTATCGTCGGTGCCAAAGGCTTTATTAACGAGGTGGAAACCGCGGCTGCCATTTTGGGTGTGTCAGCCTTGTTGCTGTCTTTGCTGATTATCCCGATTGCCACCGAGCTGCCCGAAAAAGTAAACAGCATTTTGTGGATACGCAAAGGCAAAGACACGCTGGCGTTTGGCAATATTACCGGTGCCATGGTGTTTCAAGGCACTTTGTTGCCGGCAATCGGCATTATGTTGACTGACTGGTCTCCGCGACAAGAGGTCGCGCTGGGCATCCTGATCACCTTGCTGGCGGCCATCTGGGTGCGTTACCGCATTGCCAAAGGTGGTTTGCTGGTATGGCACCTGCTTGTCAACGGCCTGTTCTACCTGGCCTATCTGGCGATTGTATTAAGCTAA
- a CDS encoding sigma-54 dependent transcriptional regulator encodes MANTYRCLVVDDETDIRELVVLTLERMGIQAESASTVTDAKHMLQSFSYDLCLTDMRLPDGLGLELVQHINAQFPGLPVAVITAYGSAENAVSALKAGAYDYITKPISLKQLRPLVESALKLSSQKESQGANTVDLIGASPAMGYVRTMIAKLARSQAPVYISGESGSGKELAARLIHQNSARKDQSFVAVNCGAIPENLMESEFFGYKKGAFTGAVQDTQGLFQAASGGTLFLDEVADLPLAMQVKLLRAIQEKKVRVVGSTIEEAVDVRIISATHKNLNAMMEKGEFRQDLYYRLNVIQLKMPALRERPEDIPELTERLLTKLCQTQGIDIPVIADDAKVFIQQLPFHGNVRELENMLERALALCDGQTITVEDLSLEDMPAQLSDRPVLPWKAPVLERANEPVAKAAEVVPPASAAPATAPGTMLPMDVSLSDYLEDIEKRTILQALEKTNNNKTAAAKLLGISFRTLRYRLSKLGLSKEQDADLEDADGDEE; translated from the coding sequence ATGGCAAACACTTATCGTTGTCTGGTAGTTGATGACGAAACCGATATTCGCGAACTGGTCGTCCTGACACTGGAACGTATGGGCATACAGGCCGAGAGCGCCAGTACCGTCACAGATGCAAAACATATGCTGCAGTCTTTCAGCTATGACTTGTGCCTAACCGATATGCGCCTGCCGGATGGCTTGGGCCTGGAACTGGTACAGCACATCAATGCACAATTTCCGGGGCTGCCCGTCGCGGTAATTACGGCTTATGGCAGTGCAGAAAATGCGGTTTCTGCGCTCAAGGCCGGGGCCTACGACTACATCACCAAACCGATTTCACTCAAACAGTTGCGGCCATTGGTCGAGTCTGCGCTCAAGCTTTCCTCGCAAAAAGAATCTCAAGGAGCCAACACCGTCGATTTGATTGGGGCGTCTCCGGCCATGGGCTATGTCAGGACCATGATTGCCAAGCTGGCACGTAGCCAGGCCCCTGTTTACATCAGCGGGGAGTCTGGCAGTGGTAAGGAGCTGGCCGCACGCCTCATCCACCAGAACAGCGCCCGCAAGGACCAGTCTTTTGTCGCAGTTAACTGTGGCGCCATCCCCGAGAACCTGATGGAAAGCGAATTCTTTGGCTATAAAAAAGGGGCTTTTACCGGCGCCGTTCAGGATACGCAAGGCCTGTTTCAAGCCGCCAGTGGGGGCACCTTGTTTCTGGATGAAGTAGCCGACTTGCCACTGGCCATGCAAGTCAAACTGCTGCGCGCGATTCAGGAGAAAAAAGTCCGCGTGGTGGGGAGCACCATTGAAGAGGCCGTAGATGTACGCATCATTTCTGCCACGCACAAAAACCTTAATGCCATGATGGAAAAAGGCGAATTCCGGCAGGATTTGTATTACCGGCTCAATGTGATTCAGCTCAAAATGCCGGCCTTGCGTGAGCGCCCCGAAGACATTCCGGAGCTGACAGAACGTTTGCTGACCAAGTTGTGCCAGACACAAGGCATAGACATCCCGGTGATTGCCGATGATGCCAAAGTGTTTATTCAGCAACTGCCCTTTCATGGCAATGTCCGTGAACTCGAAAACATGCTGGAACGCGCACTGGCGCTATGCGATGGCCAGACCATTACGGTAGAGGACTTGTCGCTGGAGGACATGCCTGCGCAACTGAGTGATCGCCCGGTGTTGCCCTGGAAGGCCCCTGTATTGGAGCGCGCCAACGAACCCGTGGCGAAAGCGGCTGAGGTGGTCCCGCCAGCCAGCGCCGCACCCGCGACGGCCCCCGGGACCATGTTACCGATGGATGTGAGCTTGTCTGATTATCTGGAAGACATTGAAAAGCGCACGATTCTGCAAGCCCTGGAGAAAACCAACAACAATAAAACTGCGGCGGCCAAATTACTGGGCATCAGTTTCCGCACTTTGCGCTACCGTTTATCCAAGCTAGGATTATCGAAAGAGCAAGACGCGGACCTGGAGGACGCAGACGGCGACGAAGAGTAA
- a CDS encoding ATP-binding protein yields the protein MMISTIERTPDIQHLRLYTLFRLGASGMLFGSQLWPFFRNAPAEPSLTFWALLLFFLYAIAVSVSFESLQCKQGLAVKIQTSLDIVFIVLMLHFLPGNQSAIGLLLIINIIFAGLISDGRFAMFYAAIATIGILLENTFQLLNRNVPMNDYSNAVLLSLSCFATAWLAQTLTARMQSSEKLASQRGRDIEHLAKTNALITQEMPNGVLVIDQHQQLKHYNLQACKLLGLEESQMLAALELSTPVEQLIPAIMQLLRTTPSAKLASPDATKLSINNRDLGIRFHAISENADNGVVIFIEDWSQIQTQAHQVKLAALGRLTANIAHEIRNPLSAISHATQLMQEDSQQPGTQRMLQIISDNVQRLDQIIKDVLELNRRDRTNQEKLNINSFVLEFYQQFCAVEKIALSDFTLSLPAAETGIIFDRRHINQILWNLCKNGWRHSQQQVQSLQLNVVSDKSGQFIHLLVKDDGQGVDPKIQPHLFEPFMTTEKTGTGLGLFIARELAEANGAKLSYTTGAGGTQFSLTVKKAIV from the coding sequence ATGATGATCAGCACCATTGAAAGAACCCCTGATATCCAGCACTTGCGCCTGTATACGCTCTTCAGGCTGGGGGCCTCGGGCATGCTGTTTGGCAGCCAGCTATGGCCATTTTTTCGCAATGCCCCGGCAGAACCCTCACTCACTTTTTGGGCATTGCTGTTATTCTTTTTGTACGCGATTGCCGTCAGTGTCAGCTTTGAGTCCCTGCAATGCAAGCAAGGGCTAGCCGTCAAGATCCAGACCAGCCTCGACATTGTTTTTATCGTGCTCATGCTGCATTTTTTACCTGGCAACCAGAGTGCGATTGGGTTGCTGCTCATCATCAATATCATCTTTGCCGGGCTGATCAGCGATGGCCGCTTTGCCATGTTTTATGCCGCCATTGCCACCATAGGCATTCTGCTCGAGAACACTTTTCAGCTGTTAAACCGCAACGTGCCCATGAACGATTACAGCAATGCAGTGCTATTGTCATTGAGTTGCTTTGCCACGGCCTGGCTGGCACAAACGCTGACTGCACGCATGCAAAGCAGTGAAAAGCTGGCCAGCCAGCGTGGGCGTGATATTGAACATTTAGCCAAAACTAACGCCCTGATCACGCAAGAAATGCCTAACGGGGTGCTGGTGATAGACCAGCACCAACAGCTCAAACACTACAACCTGCAAGCCTGCAAGCTGCTGGGGTTGGAAGAATCACAAATGCTGGCAGCGCTGGAACTCTCCACCCCGGTGGAGCAACTGATTCCGGCAATCATGCAATTATTGCGTACGACGCCCTCGGCCAAACTGGCCTCGCCAGATGCCACCAAACTCAGTATCAACAATCGCGACCTCGGTATCCGCTTTCACGCCATCTCAGAAAATGCAGACAATGGTGTGGTGATTTTTATTGAGGACTGGTCACAAATACAAACCCAGGCCCACCAGGTAAAACTGGCAGCACTGGGCAGGCTGACAGCGAATATCGCGCACGAGATCCGCAATCCGCTGAGTGCGATTAGCCATGCGACACAACTCATGCAAGAAGACTCGCAGCAGCCTGGCACGCAGCGCATGCTGCAAATTATTTCTGACAACGTGCAGCGGCTGGACCAGATTATCAAGGATGTGCTGGAGTTGAATCGGCGCGACCGCACCAATCAGGAAAAATTAAATATCAACAGCTTTGTGCTGGAGTTTTATCAGCAGTTTTGTGCGGTAGAAAAGATTGCCCTGAGTGATTTCACACTCAGTTTGCCTGCAGCAGAGACCGGCATTATTTTTGATCGTCGGCACATCAACCAGATTTTATGGAATCTGTGTAAAAATGGATGGCGGCACAGTCAGCAACAGGTACAAAGCCTGCAACTGAACGTCGTGAGCGATAAAAGCGGACAGTTTATTCACCTGCTGGTCAAAGACGATGGCCAAGGCGTGGACCCGAAAATTCAACCCCACTTGTTCGAACCGTTCATGACCACGGAGAAAACCGGGACCGGGCTGGGCTTGTTTATCGCAAGAGAGCTGGCTGAGGCCAATGGCGCAAAATTAAGTTATACCACGGGAGCCGGTGGCACCCAATTTTCACTGACAGTTAAAAAGGCAATTGTTTAA
- a CDS encoding RNA polymerase sigma factor, translating into MASAQELSDFLRQVEKRAFRQTAYAVRDDHAALDIVQDAMMKLAEKYASKPIEEYPLLFQRILQNTMRDYWRRQKVRNLWTSLFSSLGSQEDEDYDPLETIEVETQEGDPAEQLERSQVMRLIEKALAKLPARQREAFVLRYWEELDVAETASVMGCSEGSVKTHCSRAVSALSTLMEQAGIGRRKLPNKE; encoded by the coding sequence GTGGCGAGTGCGCAAGAACTATCGGATTTTTTACGCCAGGTTGAAAAACGGGCCTTCAGGCAAACGGCGTATGCGGTGCGTGACGATCATGCCGCACTGGATATTGTGCAGGATGCCATGATGAAGCTGGCTGAAAAATACGCCAGCAAGCCGATTGAAGAATATCCTTTGCTGTTTCAGCGCATTTTGCAAAATACCATGCGCGACTACTGGCGGCGGCAGAAAGTGCGTAACTTGTGGACCAGCCTGTTTTCGTCACTCGGCTCGCAAGAGGATGAAGACTATGACCCACTTGAAACGATAGAGGTGGAAACCCAGGAAGGGGATCCTGCCGAGCAACTCGAGCGGTCACAAGTGATGCGCCTGATTGAAAAAGCCCTGGCAAAATTACCGGCACGTCAACGGGAAGCCTTCGTCCTGCGTTATTGGGAGGAATTAGACGTTGCTGAAACAGCGTCGGTGATGGGATGTTCAGAAGGAAGTGTTAAAACGCACTGCTCCAGAGCAGTCAGTGCGTTATCAACGTTAATGGAGCAGGCCGGCATTGGTCGCCGGAAACTGCCAAACAAGGAGTAA
- a CDS encoding DUF3619 family protein, whose product MRIQRHVDDDLPTPLREGVQALKQDDRPLSAAVQDRLAKARQAALAQHAAAHQARSGWSDVLSWASWGHPRVAGMAAFSIFFAVGLMFISNSQNDDALLLSDDMPVEAFVDNGFAAWQYSKDI is encoded by the coding sequence ATGAGGATACAACGTCACGTGGATGATGACTTGCCCACCCCTCTGCGCGAAGGGGTGCAGGCACTCAAGCAGGATGATCGGCCGCTGTCTGCCGCAGTGCAAGACCGGTTGGCGAAGGCCCGTCAGGCTGCTTTGGCGCAACATGCAGCTGCGCATCAGGCCCGTTCCGGTTGGTCGGATGTGTTGTCATGGGCTTCATGGGGGCATCCCCGTGTCGCCGGGATGGCCGCGTTCTCTATCTTTTTTGCGGTGGGCTTGATGTTTATCTCTAACAGCCAGAATGATGATGCGCTGTTGCTCAGCGATGATATGCCTGTCGAGGCATTTGTCGATAACGGGTTTGCTGCCTGGCAGTATTCAAAAGATATTTGA
- a CDS encoding DUF3106 domain-containing protein: protein MADIGAIKNDLAPADPAANVTWAQLTEQQKAVLAPLASEWDSLRPWQREKMLDIAKEYPKMDAQKQQRIQHQLVKWSRMTPYERENARKRYQQFQSLSPEKKEALRKQWQQHKQKSAISEGYDPEFDGAEH, encoded by the coding sequence ATGGCCGATATCGGGGCGATCAAGAATGACCTGGCCCCGGCCGATCCTGCGGCCAATGTGACTTGGGCACAGTTGACGGAACAGCAGAAAGCCGTGTTGGCGCCTTTGGCCAGTGAGTGGGATAGCTTGCGGCCCTGGCAGCGTGAAAAAATGCTCGATATTGCCAAGGAGTATCCAAAAATGGATGCGCAGAAGCAGCAGCGCATCCAGCATCAACTGGTGAAATGGAGCCGCATGACGCCCTACGAGCGCGAGAATGCACGCAAACGTTACCAGCAGTTTCAAAGCTTGAGTCCCGAGAAAAAAGAAGCTTTGCGCAAACAGTGGCAGCAGCACAAGCAAAAATCGGCGATCAGTGAAGGCTATGATCCTGAGTTTGATGGCGCAGAGCATTAA
- the pbpG gene encoding D-alanyl-D-alanine endopeptidase has protein sequence MCSIAFAPAGQAIAKSSSKKQTVSASKSKKYSARVSSQYRVNPEKTKGMRPVKLHSHARKAARPTVDAEMFDSFQGKSLNNGNLSIASTKALVMNQNTHEIIYSKNLDTPTPIASVTKLMTAMVVLDAKLNLNEEVSITEMDVDYLKGTSSRLPVGTTMTRADLLNLALIASENRAASALATHYPGGKARFIQEMNAKAASLGMMNTHFEDSTGLTSNNVSTAMDLAKMVHAAYQYPLIRQITTTSDYDLYVNSRRQPIHFHNTNALVRDSSNSSWEIGLSKTGYISEAGRCLVMQATIAGEPLIMVLLDSVGKLTRIGDAKRIKKWMEHNYSTLTSQSAGSGIVLTGLSMSKSLNEEAN, from the coding sequence ATGTGTTCAATTGCTTTTGCACCTGCGGGTCAAGCCATTGCCAAATCATCCTCCAAGAAACAAACCGTTTCTGCGAGCAAAAGTAAAAAATACAGCGCGCGCGTTTCTTCACAGTACCGCGTTAACCCTGAAAAAACCAAAGGGATGCGCCCGGTGAAATTACACTCGCATGCCAGAAAAGCGGCGCGACCGACAGTCGATGCCGAGATGTTTGATTCGTTCCAAGGCAAATCGCTCAACAATGGCAATTTGTCCATCGCCTCCACCAAGGCGCTGGTCATGAACCAGAACACGCACGAGATCATTTACTCCAAAAACCTCGATACGCCGACGCCGATTGCCTCCGTCACCAAACTCATGACTGCCATGGTCGTGCTGGATGCAAAACTTAACCTGAATGAAGAAGTATCCATTACTGAAATGGACGTTGACTACCTGAAAGGCACTTCTTCACGCCTGCCAGTCGGCACCACCATGACACGTGCCGACCTGTTGAACCTGGCTTTGATTGCCTCCGAAAACCGTGCGGCTTCTGCGCTGGCAACCCACTATCCAGGTGGTAAGGCCCGTTTTATCCAGGAAATGAACGCCAAAGCAGCCAGCCTGGGCATGATGAATACGCATTTTGAAGACTCCACCGGCCTGACCAGCAACAATGTCTCAACCGCCATGGACTTGGCCAAAATGGTTCACGCCGCGTATCAGTACCCATTAATACGCCAGATTACGACCACGTCTGACTACGACTTATATGTGAATAGCAGACGCCAGCCGATACACTTTCACAATACCAATGCCTTGGTGCGTGACAGCTCCAACAGCAGCTGGGAAATTGGCCTCTCCAAAACAGGGTATATCAGTGAAGCAGGCCGCTGCCTGGTCATGCAGGCAACCATTGCGGGTGAACCGCTCATCATGGTGTTGCTGGACTCCGTTGGTAAATTGACCCGAATTGGCGACGCCAAACGCATCAAAAAATGGATGGAACACAACTACAGCACCCTGACCTCCCAGAGTGCTGGCTCCGGCATTGTGCTGACCGGCCTGTCGATGAGCAAGTCTTTGAATGAAGAAGCCAACTAA
- the gcvH gene encoding glycine cleavage system protein GcvH: MSAGLKYFFSKDHTWAAQGEDGLWLVGVTDYAQNMLGDVVFVDPPKVGQSVEQGAVCGLIESVKTGSDLYAPLTGVVDAINEQALSSPERINDHPYDTWLFKLAATASGAEALLDQSAYESQL; the protein is encoded by the coding sequence ATGTCAGCAGGCTTGAAATACTTCTTTTCCAAAGACCACACCTGGGCAGCGCAAGGCGAAGATGGATTATGGCTGGTTGGGGTTACTGACTACGCCCAAAATATGCTGGGGGATGTGGTGTTTGTCGACCCGCCCAAAGTGGGGCAGTCTGTTGAGCAAGGGGCTGTGTGCGGCCTGATTGAGTCAGTCAAGACCGGTTCTGATCTCTATGCGCCCTTGACCGGGGTCGTGGACGCCATCAATGAACAGGCATTGTCTTCACCTGAGCGCATTAATGATCATCCTTATGACACGTGGTTGTTCAAGCTGGCAGCGACTGCCAGTGGTGCAGAAGCGTTGCTTGATCAATCAGCTTATGAGTCTCAACTGTAG